A region from the Lolium perenne isolate Kyuss_39 chromosome 4, Kyuss_2.0, whole genome shotgun sequence genome encodes:
- the LOC127292204 gene encoding remorin 4.1 gives MLHERHAPPTASDDEEEVDDAPRADHDVAGEVQFPTPSTTFHDVVDQEQDVTEVREIQPLTVPPPFTPPTRAGSGVSTAWDTASTSHRSLTSEEQFMTMSREFTAMVAAGAGTGADTPNNNNPPGADQLTSIGEDELEEHNPLAIVPDSGRPFATPGGSRGGSGSGSRARLDLEVVPAAGPPVEAKQVKKEEVETKVSAWQTAEVAQINNRFKREEVVINGWETEQVDKACAWLKKIERKLDEQRAKAVEKTQNDIAKARRKAEDKRASAEAKRGLKLAKVLELANFMKAVGRVPTKRSFF, from the exons ATGTTGCATGAGCGGCACGCACCACCAACCGCgtccgacgacgaggaggaggtcgACGATGCCCCAAGGGCCGACCACGACGTAGCAGGCGAGGTCCAGTTCCCCACCCCGAGCACCACCTTCCACGACGTCGTCGACCAAGAGCAGGACGTCACCGAGGTGCGCGAGATCCAGCCGCTCACCGTCCCGCCGCCCTTCACGCCGCCCACGCGCGCCGGCTCCGGCGTCTCCACCGCCTGGGACACCGCCAGCACCAGCCACCGCTCGCTCACCTCCGAGGAGCAGTTCATGACGATGAGCCGCgagttcaccgccatggtcgccgccgGCGCCGGCACAGGGGCCGACACCCCAAACAACAACAATCCTCCAGGCGCCGACCAGCTCACCAGCATCggcgaggacgagctggaggagcaCAACCCGCTGGCCATCGTGCCGGACAGCGGCCGTCCCTTCGCCACTCCCGGAGGTAGCAGGGGCGGAAGCGGCAGCGGCAGTAGGGCGAGGCTCGACCTGGAGGTGGTCCCCGCCGCCGGGCCGCCGGTGGAGGCGAAGCAGGTGAAGAAGGAGGAGGTGGAGACCAAGGTGTCCGCCTGGCAGACGGCGGAGGTGGCACAGATCAACAACCGCTTCAAGCGGGAGGAGGTGGTCATCAACGGATGGGAGACCGAGCAGGTGGACAAGGCCTGCGCATGGCTCAAGAAGATTGAG AGGAAGCTTGACGAGCAGCGCGCCAAGGCGGTGGAGAAGACACAGAACGACATCGCCAAGGCGCGGCGCAAGGCGGAGGACAAGCGGGCGTCGGCGGAGGCGAAGCGGGGGCTGAAGCTAGCCAAGGTGCTGGAGCTGGCCAACTTCATGAAGGCCGTCGGCAGGGTGCCCACCAAGCGCTCCTTCTTCTAG
- the LOC127292203 gene encoding mitochondrial Rho GTPase 1, protein MAAAAAANLAGRPGVRVVVIGDPGTGKSSLVVAVATEQFPENVPKVMPHTRLPADYFPDRVPITIIDTSSSPEQKPKLIAECQAADAVVLTYACDRLSTLERLSTYWLPELRRIQLKAPVIVVGCKLDLRDDQQNSLEQTMAPIMQSFREIETCIECSALRQIQVPEVFYYAQKAVLHPTAPLFDQEAQSLKPRCVRALKRIFILCDHDRDGALSDVELNDFQVRCFSAPLQPTEISGVKRVVQEKMPEGVNDSGLTLTGFLFLHALFIEKGRLETTWTVLRKFGYDNEIKLRDDFIPTSIKRAPDQTLEFTNEVVDYLKGIFHMFDIDNDGALLPSELEDLFSTAPENPWTSDLYKDCADRNVLGGLSLEGFLSKWALMTLLDPANSFANLVYVGYSGDFNSAFTITRKRRVDRKKQQTQRNVFQCYVFGPKGAGKTALLQSFLGRQPSEAVPINSDRFAANTVELSDGTRKTLILREIPEGDVRSLLNNKESLAPCDAAVFVYDSCDEFSWQRARDLLVQVATHGENTGYEVPCLIVAAKDDLDQSPVALQESTRVSQDMGIETPIPISVKLKDLNNIFCRVVHAAQRPHLSIPETEAGKSRRQYRQLLNRSLMVVSVGAAIGVVGVAAYRVYAARKSSSS, encoded by the exons ATGGCGGCTGCCGCAGCGGCGAACCTCGCGGGCCGGCCCGGCGTGCGCGTCGTCGTCATCGGCGACCCCGGCACCGGCAAGTCcagcctcgtcgtcgccgtcgccacCGAGCAGTTCCCCGAGAACGTCCCCAAGGTCATGCCCCACACGCGCCTCCCCGCCGACTACTTCCCCGACCGCGTGCCCATCACCATCATCGACACCTCATCCAG CCCGGAGCAGAAGCCCAAGCTCATCGCCGAGTGCCAGGCCGCCGACGCCGTCGTGCTCACCTACGCCTGCGACAGGCTCTCCACGCTCGAGAGGCTCAGCACCTACTGGCTCCCCGAGCTCAGGCGCATCCAG CTCAAGGCGCCTGTCATCGTCGTCGGCTGCAAGCTCGACCTCAGGGACGACCAGCAGAACAGCCTCGAGCAGACCATGGCGCCCATCATGCAGTCCTTCCGCGAGATCGAGACCTGCATCGAGTGCTCTGCGCTGCGCCAGATCCAG GTGCCCGAGGTCTTCTACTATGCCCAGAAGGCAGTGCTTCACCCCACAGCTCCTCTGTTTGATCAAGAGGCGCAGTCTCTGAAGCCACGCTGCGTGAGGGCTCTCAAGCGCATTTTCATCCTCTGTGACCATGACCGGGATGGAGCTCTCAGTGATGTGGAGCTCAATGACTTTCAG GTCAGATGTTTCAGCGCTCCTCTCCAGCCTACTGAAATTTCAGGCGTCAAGAGAGTTGTGCAGGAGAAGATGCCTGAAGGCGTAAATGACAGCGGCCTTACCCTGACTGGCTTCCTTTTCCTTCATGCTCTTTTTATCGAGAAAGGTCGTTTGGAAACTACATGGACTGTATTGAGGAAATTTGGTTATGATAATGAAATCAAGCTTAGAGATGACTTCATTCCGACCTCAATTAAGCGTGCTCCTGATCAG ACGCTGGAATTTACAAATGAAGTGGTTGATTACCTGAAAGGAATTTTCCACATGTTTGACATAGATAAT GACGGAGCTTTGCTACCTTCTGAGTTGGAGGATCTTTTTTCAACAGCACCTGAAAA CCCGTGGACTTCTGATCTATATAAAGACTGTGCTGATAGGAATGTCTTGGGTGGGTTATCACTTGAAGGATTTCTTTCTAAG TGGGCTCTTATGACACTTCTAGATCCAGCAAATAGTTTCGCCAACCTTGTATATGTTGGCTATTCGGGCGATTTCAATTCAGCATTTACCATCACAAGGAAAAGACGAGTGGACCGTAAAAAGCAGCAGACTCAAAGAAATGTGTTCCAGTGTTATGTTTTTGGTCCCAAAGGCGCTGGAAAGACTGCATTGCTACAATCCTTCCTGGGAAG GCAACCTTCTGAGGCTGTACCAATCAATAGCGACCGGTTTGCAGCAAACACTGTTGAACTGTCTGAT GGGACTAGAAAGACACTTATACTGCGAGAGATTCCTGAAGGTGATGTCAGATCATTGCTAAATAACAAGGAATCCTTAGCACCCTGTGATGCAGCAGTATTTGTCTACGATAG CTGTGATGAATTTTCTTGGCAAAGAGCGAGAGATTTGCTTGTCCAAGTGGCTACACATGGAGAAAACACTGGCTATGAGGTTCCTTGCCTTATAGTTGCTGCCAAGGACGATCTTGACCAATCTCCAGTGGCTCTACAAGAATCAACCAGA GTTAGCCAAGACATGGGAATCGAAACACCAATTCCTATTAGCGTTAAGTTGAAAGACTTGAACAATATTTTCTGTAGAGTTGTTCATGCAGCACAGCGACCCCATTTGAGCATTCCAGAGACTGAAGCTGGTAAATCACGCAGGCAATACCGTCAACTTCTGAACCGCTCCCTCATGGTTGTTTCAG TTGGAGCTGCTATAGGAGTCGTGGGAGTAGCTGCCTACAGGGTTTATGCGGCTAGGAAGAGCTCGTCGTCATGA